The stretch of DNA TAAACCAACTTCTTCTTGCACTTCTCTTTTTAGTACTCTTTCTAACACATTGTACCAATAAAACTCTGTGTCTTTGGGTAGCTCTAAATAATCTTTTGCTTCTAATTTTCCTCCAGGCACCGTCCACATACCGGGAAAACGTTTTTTGCTCATAGCCCTTTTGGTAATCAAATATTTTCCTTCCTCATTAATAATAATGGCTGTAATTGCAACTTCATGGAGATAATTGTTGGTAGGCATGGGTAAAAATTATTAGCCTTAATTTATCCCACATTGTTGCTAGAAAGCAAGCATAGACGGACTCAAATGATAGGTGAAGAATACTTATGCATGTTATTTTTTTGCTGACTTTTTATTTCTTATGCAGCGGTTATTATTTACTAAACTAGGCTTGATAGTAGTTCGATTATTTTGTTTCACTATTGTTGGCTTTTGCACTTTATTTTTGTCTTCCGCGCCTCAAACCTATGCCTTCGCAGTATTGCCTTCTGCAGATCTGAGCCTGACACTCACTGCACCATCTACCTCTGGACCAGTAGGCTCAGAGGTAACTATCACCCTAACCATTACTAATGATGGTCCAGGAGATGCTGCAGATGTGGCAGTAAGCATTCCCTTTTCTTCTCCTCAATTAGATCTACAATCGTCTAGTGGCGATGGTTCATATAATCCGGTATCAGGAGCTTTAACTTTTACTACCATTACCAATGGCGCGAGTGTTAGCCAAACTTTTGACATTGAATTTGCCGATACTGGTACTACTACTATTACAGCGGAAATAATGTCGGCAGATAATACTGATCCGGACTCTACTTTTGGTGATGGTATCGATCAAGACGATATGAAGACGCTTGATTTTACAATTACTTCCTCCGGTCCCGGTCCATCTGGTACTTTTTTATTTCATCTCTATACCGATACCAATGGCAATGGTTCACAGGATCTTGGTGAGCCTGATGGTAATGATGATACGGTTATCACCCTCAATGATGGCTCAGTCGACACAGATATTGCTACTGATAGCAATGGGGACATCAATTCGAGTATTGGTATTGGTTCATATACCATTACGCTTTCACCGCCCAGTGGTGGGCAAGTCACCGGTGGTGTCAACCCTTTTAGTTTTGTAGTAACTACCGGGGCAACCACAGATACTGGCAGTCGCGGTATTTATGACTCCGGCAGTAGTGGAACTGGTAGTTTTTTGGGTGGTAGCGGCAGTGGCCGACGCAATGATTCTG from Candidatus Abawacabacteria bacterium encodes:
- a CDS encoding S-layer homology domain-containing protein, giving the protein MQRLLFTKLGLIVVRLFCFTIVGFCTLFLSSAPQTYAFAVLPSADLSLTLTAPSTSGPVGSEVTITLTITNDGPGDAADVAVSIPFSSPQLDLQSSSGDGSYNPVSGALTFTTITNGASVSQTFDIEFADTGTTTITAEIMSADNTDPDSTFGDGIDQDDMKTLDFTITSSGPGPSGTFLFHLYTDTNGNGSQDLGEPDGNDDTVITLNDGSVDTDIATDSNGDINSSIGIGSYTITLSPPSGGQVTGGVNPFSFVVTTGATTDTGSRGIYDSGSSGTGSFLGGSGSGRRNDSGFHSPISAEIDEKPLCLAIGSGKKFSDISTPTADFNYVTSLVSANDSAEYLLRGYASGEFKPNKHLSRFELLKIAMMSNCVGGNTFSVPNTHFSDVPKDDSIQSRIVGEAFKRGVIQGINNQFYPDNPVTFAEMIKMLFATSFYFKNGEPLSQLEITIPNFNNSVFAQFMEHAYRLDILPITFSPDQPVSRGEMVNVLARYIHHIEGSIVKDPE